ATTAATCAAAGGAACCGAGGGAAATTATAGCTACGAGCCACTAGATTTGACTAAAAATCACAAGATTTTCATTGATAGTCTTGTATATAATATAGACTAGAAGCTAACGATTATTTCGCTTCATCTATTTTCTTTAAAGTATCTTCACGGACAAGCTGTCTTAGCTCTTTCAAGTACTCAGAAAACTCAACCTTGTCCTGCGCATAAGTCAGGTTTAAATCATATTCCTTAGGAATCCATGTGGATATGTCAGAGATATTATGCTGAATCACTGCCTCTAAGCCATCTATAGCTTTATAAATTTTGGCTTCAGCAGTTTTTCTCTCTGACATTTCCTCATAAAGCTCTCTCATTTCTATTGCATATTTTTCTGGCAAAGAATCTACCCAGCCGTATAGCAAATCTTCTTCCTTTTGCTCATGGGCTTCATTTTTTTCAAAAGTAGGAATATCTCCAGTAAAGCATTCCCCTAAATCATGAATGACGCACATCCTCATAACCTTATCCATATCTACATCAGGAAACTCATCTCTCATAAAAAAAGCCATCAAAGTCATCATCCAGCTATGCTCAGCAACACTCTCATGCCTTCCCTTTGCCGTATAGCAATGACGAGTCGTATCCTTTAATCTTTCAGCCACCAATAATATATCTAATAATTTTCTCGCTTCCAAAATGACTTCCTCCTATGTCTTATATTCTTATGTATAAACGTTCATACTTAATATTATCATAAAAAAATCCTATCATGAAATTAATCTCATAGATAGGATTTGATTATTGTGCATTTAAAATAAAGTCGAGTGAAAACCAACAAGCAAGATAAATTAACTCAACTAACTGGTATCACTAGCACACGACCTCTTCACCCACTTTCCTATTGAAAATAAAGTTTGGTGAGAAATCATCTCCATCGCATCCATATACTCACATTTCCCATCCATCATCTCCCAATCAGATGAAAATAAAGATTGGTGACAACCTGCAGCCCAATCCGCGATTCCTTGCAAAAAAAAGAACAGAGAAACCAAAATAGGTTAAACCGTTCTTCCCATAAATACTATTTTCAA
This region of Acetoanaerobium noterae genomic DNA includes:
- a CDS encoding HD domain-containing protein; this translates as MEARKLLDILLVAERLKDTTRHCYTAKGRHESVAEHSWMMTLMAFFMRDEFPDVDMDKVMRMCVIHDLGECFTGDIPTFEKNEAHEQKEEDLLYGWVDSLPEKYAIEMRELYEEMSERKTAEAKIYKAIDGLEAVIQHNISDISTWIPKEYDLNLTYAQDKVEFSEYLKELRQLVREDTLKKIDEAK